The following proteins are encoded in a genomic region of Nitratireductor sp. GISD-1A_MAKvit:
- the lptC gene encoding LPS export ABC transporter periplasmic protein LptC: MSSSVKSTADAANSGRGGAIRNSERGAEAFALASRHSRRVRLLKRILPALAIAITVLFAGYSYVFTGGGGAIDLASASIEGGSLVMSSPELNGFTNDDRPYKMTAERARQKLGGEDVIELEGIRAHVPVDADNFATIQASEGIYDRDNNRLDITSRISLRTTSGITATLDSAEIDIEKSSLASSNPVEIELDGTKIAADSFAARDGGKVFVFDKRVRVTIDPSQIRETADARN; encoded by the coding sequence ATGAGCAGTTCAGTCAAAAGCACCGCCGACGCGGCCAACAGCGGACGCGGAGGTGCCATTCGCAACAGCGAGCGCGGCGCGGAGGCCTTTGCCCTTGCCTCACGTCATTCCCGCCGCGTACGTCTGCTCAAACGGATCCTCCCTGCGCTGGCGATTGCCATTACCGTTCTGTTCGCCGGATATTCCTATGTCTTCACTGGTGGCGGGGGTGCGATTGACCTTGCCAGCGCATCCATCGAGGGCGGCTCGCTTGTCATGTCCAGTCCCGAGCTGAACGGCTTTACCAATGATGACCGCCCTTACAAGATGACTGCGGAACGCGCGCGCCAGAAACTGGGCGGAGAAGATGTGATCGAGCTTGAAGGCATTCGCGCCCACGTGCCGGTCGACGCCGACAATTTTGCCACGATCCAGGCCAGCGAAGGCATTTACGATCGCGACAACAATCGGCTGGACATCACCAGCAGGATTTCGCTGCGCACTACCTCGGGCATCACGGCGACGCTGGACTCTGCCGAGATAGACATTGAGAAAAGCAGCCTGGCTTCCTCCAACCCGGTGGAGATCGAGCTTGACGGCACGAAGATCGCCGCCGATTCCTTCGCGGCCCGGGATGGCGGGAAGGTGTTTGTATTCGATAAACGCGTTCGCGTTACAATAGACCCGTCTCAGATCCGCGAAACCGCCGACGCGCGCAACTGA
- a CDS encoding LptA/OstA family protein, giving the protein MRFRPNSRLSLGMLFLVGLTASALAQDAQSRLTGLQLSGDQPIQIESERLEVREEDNVAVFSGNVSVVQGQTLLKAGRMMVYYLKDGGSAATGSANIDRLEVDGNVYVKSDKQVATGDRATFDMKSEVLVLSGKEVVLSEGDNVIVGCRLTVQMKNGQAKLDGCDGGGSDGRVKMLLTPGSQNRQ; this is encoded by the coding sequence ATGCGCTTCAGACCCAATTCGCGGCTCTCATTGGGCATGCTCTTTCTCGTAGGGCTCACGGCTTCCGCTCTCGCGCAGGACGCCCAAAGCCGCCTGACCGGGCTCCAGCTTTCGGGCGATCAGCCAATTCAGATCGAAAGTGAGCGTCTCGAAGTGCGCGAAGAAGACAATGTTGCGGTCTTTTCCGGCAATGTTTCGGTTGTTCAGGGCCAGACCCTGCTCAAGGCTGGACGCATGATGGTCTACTATCTCAAGGACGGTGGATCGGCCGCCACCGGCAGCGCCAACATCGACCGTCTCGAAGTGGACGGCAACGTGTACGTGAAATCCGACAAGCAGGTTGCCACCGGCGACAGAGCGACCTTCGACATGAAATCGGAAGTGCTGGTTCTTTCCGGAAAGGAAGTGGTTCTTTCGGAAGGCGACAACGTTATTGTCGGCTGTCGGCTAACCGTGCAGATGAAGAATGGCCAGGCCAAGCTTGACGGCTGCGATGGCGGCGGTTCGGATGGTCGCGTAAAGATGCTCCTCACTCCCGGCTCCCAGAACAGGCAGTAA